From one Mya arenaria isolate MELC-2E11 chromosome 4, ASM2691426v1 genomic stretch:
- the LOC128229759 gene encoding uncharacterized protein LOC128229759: MAAAVTPGSVDGTQNEQYYLRLHLLFMDACKVLRAKFDSIVNPNDLLNELRNQKRVIDKLHKDGVITKEQYRLLNPNPDSQRFDISLLIVLLRNICNLQPNNPIWKEKDNSKITDTMPPIIANIVRIRNLRNKMQHKNVAYLEQKEFQKNWSLLENAMVTLGHSCGLNDVKADIAELITKTLDVVRPEMKSLRETTLWFFEESCDDEFYVKTARFQKAIDLLKEKHFIVLTGHPGEGKTAMAAKLALADGTKPENCLKLQHALDWRKVDWSLKLFNTVIVDDIFGGGALNQNLLADWKPYLPEMERAAKQNRLRIIITTRHYIKEEALEEMDKLTMFDDKDGYVLLLSSKMHLSFNEKKEILMSRAKKNNSEDMIDNYRIEYEDCVRKAEGVFNLQEGQREDLVFGFPQCATLFVRSEALIKLGSVFFSKPEIHFKTYIDQLYKGKDEEQFHKFLALVAVWAEQNMRMKELDLQNATKVSDHVRNVAKCFGVDVTHTFLETLKSSLKSHVHDLLLLIDHSGEYTFSHNVNGDMVGVVLGSHKLMECIELCPRDFLMERVTIAPAREDELRVEVPKKHYDALCEKFANMLGRKNCNLVAKEPSHDEFQQLQRKGPRPNTVDVLTGIDFGILKHSAFKDEGFVKTFIRYIREKHFDQDLFTVPVMKMTGYFLDYGIKMTEMVMYLPGYTLYSGLSVLAKELIEQEVFPKDQVDPLLLATHSGDIGMMKLLLSHGAKVSGDTIYVAMHTRGNMFEANKVLDTIVEYQGIDINDKGNAVNGNYPLIVAARKGFSYAVKCLLQHGADPSVKNDKNLTALHKAVIYKHADIIQLLIDYNSPLDEKGGKFKRSPLHIAADLGLGEIVKRILSKGANVKIKDHRGHYPIFLAAIRCHLETVRVLLRHDKSQDTLRIASYGKKSFIKGMSLFHVAVWKNDRKLIQLLIDEKANPDVMDFFGQTPLFYAINTGKQTATRMLLQYADKSKPQKQGFTPLHAAIHKGNIKLVANLAAVVDVNAFDKYGRTPLHVACEKGNVNAVNLLLNKYNADPLMITKRGDTVFHILRRMKGNKSHEDHCKRRLIEMLLLKAHPSIFERVNCMANKKGVSITDRVKLAPKDLITINALKQGIKSDFDEISDDDDDDAGAKASSPKAVGAGSTDSLRLVQQLLNIFGSENYLDEDDEYGMDFGGYEDPLEYDDDFMDNDMF; encoded by the exons ATGGCGGCTGCAGTGACGCCGGGGTCGGTGGATGGAACCCAGAATGAACAGTACTACCTGCGCCTTCATCTTCTTTTTATGGATGCTTGCAAGGTTCTCAGGGCAAAATTCGACTCTATTGTTAACCCAAATGACCTGCTGAATGAACTGAGAAATCAAAAACGCGTAATTGATAAATTGCATAAAGATGGTGTAATTACTAAGGAGCAATATCGTCTGCTCAATCCTAATCCAGACTCACAAAGATTTGACATCAGTCTGCTGATTGTTCTACTCAGAAACATCTGCAACTTGCAGCCAAACAATCCTATTTGGAAAGAGAAAGACAACAGCAAAATAACGGACACCATGCCTCCTATTATTGCAAACATCGTGCGAATAAGAAATCTCCGTAACAag ATGCAGCATAAGAATGTTGCTTATCTTGAACAAAAGGAGTTCCAAAAGAACTGGAGTTTGCTGGAAAAT GCGATGGTAACACTTGGCCATTCATGTGGGCTGAATGACGTTAAAGCTGATATCGCCGAGCTGATAACAAAGACCCTCGACGTTGTGAGGCCCGAAATGAAAAGCCTCCGGG AGACAACGTTATGGTTCTTTGAAGAGAGCTGTGATGATGAATTCTACGTGAAAACAGCCCGTTTTCAAAAAGCCATTGATTTGCTAAAAGAGAAGCATTTCATCGTGCTAACTGGTCATCCAGGTGAGGGGAAAACTGCCATGGCAGCCAAGCTGGCCCTAGCTGACGGCACGAAGCCGGAAAACTGCCTTAAACTTCAGCATGCATTAGACTGGAGAAAAGTGGATTGGTCATTAAAGCTTTTTAATACGGTCATCGTGGACGATATCTTTGGAGGCGGTGCACTTAATCAGAATCTTCTTGCTGATTGGAAACCGTACCTGCCTGAAATGGAGAGAGCTGCAAAGCAGAATCGTTTGAGAATCATAATTACCACAAGGCACTACATTAAAGAGGAAGCTTTGGAGGAAATGGACAAGCTCACAATGTTTGATGACAAGGATGGATACGTTTTGCTCTTGTCGTCAAAGATGCATTTGTCATTTAACGAGAAGAAAGAAATTCTAATGTCGAgggcaaaaaaaaacaattctgaGGACATGATTGATAACTACCGCATTGAATATGAAGATTGTGTTAGGAAGGCAGAAGGGGTATTTAACCTACAAGAAGGTCAAAGAGAAGACCTTGTGTTTGGATTTCCGCAGTGTGCAACTTTGTTCGTCCGAAGTGAAGCGTTGATCAAGCTGGGCTCTGTTTTCTTCAGCAAACCGGAAATACActtcaaaacatatattgacCAGTTGTACAAAGGCAAGGATGAAGAGCAGTTCCATAAGTTCTTGGCTTTGGTTGCTGTCTGGGCAGAACAGAATATGAGAATGAAGGAGCTTGATTTACAAAATGCTACAAAAGTGTCCGACCATGTGAGAAATGTTGCAAAATGTTTTGGAGTTGACGTTACTCATACAttccttgaaactttaaaatcttctctgaaaagCCATGTTCATgacctgttgttgttgatcgATCATTCTGGTGAGTACACCTTTAGTCACAATGTGAACGGGGACATGGTTGGGGTAGTCCTTGGAAGTCACAAACTCATGGAATGCATTGAGTTATGCCCGAGAGATTTCCTGATGGAACGAGTTACAATCGCCCCAGCCAGAGAGGACGAGCTTCGTGTTGAAGTACCAAAGAAACACTATGATGCTCTGTGTGAAAAGTTTGCAAACATGCTTGGTCGAAAAAACTGCAATCTTGTGGCAAAGGAGCCGTCACATGACGAATTCCAACAGCTCCAACGTAAAGGTCCTCGCCCAAACACCGTTGATGTACTCACTGGCATTGACTTTGGTATACTTAAACACAGCGCATTTAAAGACGAAGGTTTCGTGAAGACATTCATCAGGTACATCCGGGAAAAGCATTTCGATCAGGATCTGTTCACTGTCCCTGTAATGAAAATGACCGGATACTTCCTCGACTACGGGATCAAAATGACGGAAATGGTGATGTATCTTCCGGGTTATACGCTATACAGTGGGCTGAGTGTATTGGCGAAAGAACTGATTGAGCAAGAAGTTTTTCCAAAGGACCAAGTCGATCCACTACTTCTGGCAACACATTCCGGTGATATTGGCATGATGAAGTTACTTCTAAGCCATGGAGCGAAAGTTTCGGGAGACACAATCTATGTAGCGATGCATACAAGAGGAAACATGTTTGAAGCAAACAAGGTTCTCGATACAATAGTTGAGTACCAAGGTATAGATATCAATGACAAAGGAAACGCCGTTAATGGGAATTATCCGTTGATTGTTGCAGCCAGAAAGGGCTTTTCTTATGCAGTAAAATGTCTGTTGCAGCATGGCGCTGATCCGTCcgtgaaaaatgataaaaacctGACGGCACTGCACAAGGCAGTAATCTATAAGCATGCCGATATCATCCAACTTCTCATTGACTATAATTCGCCATTGGACGAGAAGGGTGGAAAATTTAAGAGGTCGCCTCTTCATATCGCTGCTGATCTTGGTTTAGGTGAAATCGTCAAAAGAATTCTGAGCAAAGGTGCAAACGTAAAGATCAAGGACCATCGTGGTCATTATCCGATATTTCTGGCAGCCATCAGATGTCATTTGGAAACTGTCAGGGTCCTTCTGAGGCATGACAAAAGTCAGGATACTCTGAGAATTGCATCGTATGGCAAGAAATCTTTCATCAAAGGCATGTCACTATTTCATGTCGCTGTTTGGAAGAACGACAGGAAGCTGATCCAGCTGCTCATCGATGAGAAGGCGAATCCTGACGTAATGGACTTCTTCGGTCAAACCCCGTTATTCTATGCTATTAATACGGGCAAACAGACTGCGACACGCATGCTGTTGCAATACGCAGACAAATCAAAACCTCAAAAACAGGGATTTACGCCATTGCATGCTGCTATTCACAAGGGAAATATCAAACTTGTAGCCAATCTAGCGGCAGTAGTGGACGTTAATGCGTTTGACAAGTACGGACGGACACCTCTTCATGTTGCATGCGAAAAAGGAAATGTAAACGCCGTAAATCTATTGCTAAACAAATACAATGCAGATCCACTTATGATCACGAAACGAGGAGACACAGTTTTCCATATTCTGAGACGCATGAAAGGAAACAAAAGTCACGAGGACCATTGTAAACGCCGTTTGATTGAGATGCTTTTACTTAAAGCTCATCCATCAATATTTGAACGTGTAAATTGTATGGCGAACAAAAAGGGAGTGTCCATTACAGACCGTGTAAAACTAGCCCCGAAGGACCTGATTACTATCAACGCTTTGAAGCAAGGGATAAAATCCGACTTTGACGAGATAAgcgatgacgacgatgatgacgCTGGAGCAAAAGCTTCCTCTCCAAAGGCCGTGGGTGCTGGGAGCACAGACAGTTTAAGATTAGTTCAGCAATTGCTGAATATTTTTGGAAGTGAAAACTATCTCGATGAAGACGATGAATATGGGATGGATTTTGGAGGATATGAAGATCCTCTTGAATACGACGACGATTTCATGGACAATGACATGttctaa